Proteins encoded by one window of Tubulanus polymorphus chromosome 7, tnTubPoly1.2, whole genome shotgun sequence:
- the LOC141908404 gene encoding uncharacterized protein LOC141908404 yields the protein MALSGNVTVGGDEESVGVYQPGHFCGLYYVYSQSLLDGPMWKAWLQFIGSFLLSTFGLAANIISFVIMTFTKMRRHSYTVYLSALSLVDVGNVVQRLVIWLNLASLWFGGPLIVKPVNFSTSTAATYCSITLAVQSCWLVSAISIERLIVVCFPVIGYRLCTRKAATIITVSTLFVAALVMTYILMPSFKLEFHPILGCYIGRRSQLANTLISVTFISFLPIAVIIACNASIITALLRRKNLSELATADPSARKKRANALKVTKLLIAVTMTLVICLTPATIVSVCMFLWPEWLWIRENVYGPVTNILWEMNYGMNLVVYVFTSAEVRGYLTCRGGSKHNISSSQ from the coding sequence ATGGCGTTAAGCGGAAATGTAACTGTCGGTGGCGATGAAGAAAGTGTCGGTGTCTACCAACCCGGACATTTCTGTGGTTTATATTACGTATACTCGCAATCGCTACTAGACGGACCGATGTGGAAAGCCTGGCTTCAGTTTATCGGATCATTCCTTCTTTCGACTTTCGGTCTCGCCGCAAACATTATATCATTTGTGATTATGACTTTCACGAAAATGCGCAGGCATTCGTACACCGTTTACCTATCAGCTCTATCATTGGTCGATGTGGGTAACGTGGTCCAGCGTCTGGTTATCTGGTTGAATTTGGCCAGTCTGTGGTTCGGTGGTCCGCTGATAGTTAAACCGGTGAATTTCTCGACCAGTACCGCGGCCACGTACTGTAGCATAACGTTAGCTGTCCAGAGTTGTTGGTTGGTTTCTGCAATAAGTATTGAAAGATTGATCGTGGTCTGTTTCCCGGTGATCGGGTACCGTCTGTGCACGAGAAAAGCGGCAACAATTATAACCGTTTCGACGCTATTTGTAGCAGCACTGGTTATGACGTACATATTGATGCCCAGTTTTAAGTTGGAGTTCCACCCGATATTGGGTTGTTATATCGGCAGAAGAAGTCAATTAGCAAATACTCTGATATCGGTGACGTTTATTTCTTTCTTACCGATCGCTGTAATCATCGCCTGCAACGCGTCCATAATCACCGCATTACTCAGGCGCAAGAATCTCTCCGAGTTGGCCACCGCGGATCCATCTGCAAGAAAGAAGCGCGCTAACGCTCTCAAGGTCACCAAATTACTGATTGCAGTGACTATGACATTGGTAATATGTTTGACACCGGCTACTATAGTGTCGGTCTGTATGTTCCTGTGGCCTGAGTGGCTGTGGATTAGAGAGAATGTTTACGGTCCGGTGACTAATATTCTATGGGAGATGAATTATGGGATGAATTTAGTAGTTTACGTGTTTACCTCGGCGGAAGTGAGAGGTTATCTCACGTGTCGTGGAGGTTCTAAGCACAACATTTCCTCGTCGCAGTGA
- the LOC141908938 gene encoding transmembrane protein 141-like: protein MNNLEQVAEEATKKFPHYRTYAKCQSQAFMKGILTFFAGFAGSYLAQEFVRKRRLIGGIDRKVILLSSLLIGAAGSYATTRHETKNCQEMWLVLEDKYTNLTPGGGRLKQVSETESESER, encoded by the exons atgaataatttagaacaaGTTGCAGAAGAAGCTAcgaaaaagttcccg CACTATCGTACCTATGCCAAGTGTCAGTCACAGGCTTTCATGAAAGGAATATTGACTTTTTTCGCTG GATTTGCcggttcatatttagcgcagGAGTTCGTTCGTAAGAGGAGACTGATCGGTGGAATCGATCGTAAAGTGATTCTCCTTTCATCGCTCCTGATAGGAGCCGCTGGGTCTTACGCAACTACACGACATGAGACTAAAAACTGTCAGGAAATGTGGCTCGTTTTAGAGGATAAATACACTAATCTGACACCAGGGGGAG gACGATTAAAACAAGTATCGGAAACGGAATCAGAATCGGAAAGATAA